In a genomic window of Aquila chrysaetos chrysaetos chromosome Z, bAquChr1.4, whole genome shotgun sequence:
- the MCCC2 gene encoding methylcrotonoyl-CoA carboxylase beta chain, mitochondrial isoform X1, whose translation MLLGPRRLPGPRRVLRCAAAAPPARAYRGEAVAAVGSRPDAGSALYQENYERMKALVTKLQEQAEKIRLGGGEKARKLHTSRGKLLPRERIDRLIDPGSPFLEFSQFAGYQLYGNEEVPAGGIITGIGRVSGVECLIVANDATVKGGTYYPITVKKHLRAQEIAMQNHLPCLYLVDSGGANLPRQAEVFPDRDHFGRIFYNQAVMSSQGIPQIAVVMGSCTAGGAYVPAMADESIIVGKQGTIFLGGPPLVKAATGEEVSAEDLGGADLHCRKSGVTDHYALDDNHALHLTRKAVRSLNLQKKVGVTIEPSEEPLFPADEIYGIVGDQLKRNFDVKEVIARIVDGSKFNEFKALYGDTLITGFARIFGYPVGIIGNNGVLFSESAKKGTHFIQLCCQRNIPIVFLQNITGFMVGREYEAGGIAKDGAKMVTAVACANVPKITVIIGGSYGAGNYGMCGRAYSPRFLYVWPNARISVMGGEQAATVLATIAKDQKAREGKQLSEADEAALKEPIIRRFEEEGNPYYSSAR comes from the exons GAAAACTATGAACGAATGAAAGCGCTGGTAACCAAACTCCaagagcaagcagaaaaaatcaGATTAG gaggtggagaaaaagCTCGTAAGCTTCACACATCAAGAGGAAAGCTGTTACCTAGAGAGAGAATTGACAGGCTTATTGATCCCGG GTCTCCGTTCTTGGAGTTCTCCCAGTTTGCAGGTTACCAGTTGTATGGTAATGAAGAGGTACCGGCAGGAGGCATTATCACAGGCATTGGGCGAGTATCTGG ggtGGAATGCTTGATTGTTGCTAATGATGCAACTGTCAAAGGTGGTACCTATTATCCCATCACTGTTAAGAAACATTTACGTGCTCAAGAAATTGCAATGCAAAACCATCTCCCTTGCCTATATTTGG TTGATTCAGGAGGAGCAAATTTACCTCGGCAAGCAGAAGTATTTCCAGATCGAGATCATTTTGGCCGTATTTTCTATAATCAAGCAGTCATGTCCTCACAAGGAATTCCACAG ATAGCAGTAGTAATGGGATCCTGCACGGCAGGAGGAGCATATGTACCTGCCATGGCTGATGAAAGTATTATTGTTGGCAAACAGGGAACAATATTCCTGGGAGGGCCACCGCTG GTTAAAGCAGCAACAGGTGAAGAGGTATCAGCAGAGGATCTTGGAGGGGCAGATCTTCACTGCAg aaaatCTGGTGTAACAGATCATTATGCTTTGGATGACAATCATGCACTTCATCTAACAAGGAAAGCTGTGAGAAGTTTAAATCTCCAGAAGAAAGTAGGA GTTACCATAGAACCATCAGAAGAACCTTTATTTCCTGCTGATGAAATATATGGAATAGTTGGCGACCAGCTAAAAAGAAACTTTGATGTCAAAGAG gtCATTGCTAGAATTGTAGACGGAAGTAAATTTAATGAATTCAAAGCCTTGTATGGGGATACTTTAATTACAg GATTTGCAAGAATATTTGGTTATCCAGTAGGAATTATTGGAAACAATGGAGTTCTCTTCTCAGAGTCAgcaaaaaag GGTACACATTTTATCCAGTTGTGTTGCCAGAGAAATATTCCCATTGTGTTTTTGCAGAATATTACAG GTTTCATGGTTGGTAGAGAATATGAAGCTGGAGGGATAGCAAAAGATGGTGCGAAGATGGTAACTGCTGTAGCTTGTGCCAATGTACCTAAAATAACAGTGATTATTGGTGGTTCTTATGGAGCTGGAAACTATGGGATGTGTGGAAGAGCATATAG TCCAAGATTTCTTTATGTATGGCCAAATGCTCGCATATCAGTGATGGGAGGGGAGCAAGCTGCCACTGTTCTAGCTACAATAGCTAAGGACCAAAAAGCAAGGGAGGGAAAACAG TTATCTGAGGCAGACGAAGCAGCTTTGAAGGAGCCAATCATTAGGAGGTTCGAGGAGGAAGGAAACCCTTATTATTCCAGTGCAAGGTAA
- the MCCC2 gene encoding methylcrotonoyl-CoA carboxylase beta chain, mitochondrial isoform X2, producing the protein MKALVTKLQEQAEKIRLGGGEKARKLHTSRGKLLPRERIDRLIDPGSPFLEFSQFAGYQLYGNEEVPAGGIITGIGRVSGVECLIVANDATVKGGTYYPITVKKHLRAQEIAMQNHLPCLYLVDSGGANLPRQAEVFPDRDHFGRIFYNQAVMSSQGIPQIAVVMGSCTAGGAYVPAMADESIIVGKQGTIFLGGPPLVKAATGEEVSAEDLGGADLHCRKSGVTDHYALDDNHALHLTRKAVRSLNLQKKVGVTIEPSEEPLFPADEIYGIVGDQLKRNFDVKEVIARIVDGSKFNEFKALYGDTLITGFARIFGYPVGIIGNNGVLFSESAKKGTHFIQLCCQRNIPIVFLQNITGFMVGREYEAGGIAKDGAKMVTAVACANVPKITVIIGGSYGAGNYGMCGRAYSPRFLYVWPNARISVMGGEQAATVLATIAKDQKAREGKQLSEADEAALKEPIIRRFEEEGNPYYSSARLWDDGIIDPADTRLVLGLSLSAALNAPTKKTEFGVFRM; encoded by the exons ATGAAAGCGCTGGTAACCAAACTCCaagagcaagcagaaaaaatcaGATTAG gaggtggagaaaaagCTCGTAAGCTTCACACATCAAGAGGAAAGCTGTTACCTAGAGAGAGAATTGACAGGCTTATTGATCCCGG GTCTCCGTTCTTGGAGTTCTCCCAGTTTGCAGGTTACCAGTTGTATGGTAATGAAGAGGTACCGGCAGGAGGCATTATCACAGGCATTGGGCGAGTATCTGG ggtGGAATGCTTGATTGTTGCTAATGATGCAACTGTCAAAGGTGGTACCTATTATCCCATCACTGTTAAGAAACATTTACGTGCTCAAGAAATTGCAATGCAAAACCATCTCCCTTGCCTATATTTGG TTGATTCAGGAGGAGCAAATTTACCTCGGCAAGCAGAAGTATTTCCAGATCGAGATCATTTTGGCCGTATTTTCTATAATCAAGCAGTCATGTCCTCACAAGGAATTCCACAG ATAGCAGTAGTAATGGGATCCTGCACGGCAGGAGGAGCATATGTACCTGCCATGGCTGATGAAAGTATTATTGTTGGCAAACAGGGAACAATATTCCTGGGAGGGCCACCGCTG GTTAAAGCAGCAACAGGTGAAGAGGTATCAGCAGAGGATCTTGGAGGGGCAGATCTTCACTGCAg aaaatCTGGTGTAACAGATCATTATGCTTTGGATGACAATCATGCACTTCATCTAACAAGGAAAGCTGTGAGAAGTTTAAATCTCCAGAAGAAAGTAGGA GTTACCATAGAACCATCAGAAGAACCTTTATTTCCTGCTGATGAAATATATGGAATAGTTGGCGACCAGCTAAAAAGAAACTTTGATGTCAAAGAG gtCATTGCTAGAATTGTAGACGGAAGTAAATTTAATGAATTCAAAGCCTTGTATGGGGATACTTTAATTACAg GATTTGCAAGAATATTTGGTTATCCAGTAGGAATTATTGGAAACAATGGAGTTCTCTTCTCAGAGTCAgcaaaaaag GGTACACATTTTATCCAGTTGTGTTGCCAGAGAAATATTCCCATTGTGTTTTTGCAGAATATTACAG GTTTCATGGTTGGTAGAGAATATGAAGCTGGAGGGATAGCAAAAGATGGTGCGAAGATGGTAACTGCTGTAGCTTGTGCCAATGTACCTAAAATAACAGTGATTATTGGTGGTTCTTATGGAGCTGGAAACTATGGGATGTGTGGAAGAGCATATAG TCCAAGATTTCTTTATGTATGGCCAAATGCTCGCATATCAGTGATGGGAGGGGAGCAAGCTGCCACTGTTCTAGCTACAATAGCTAAGGACCAAAAAGCAAGGGAGGGAAAACAG TTATCTGAGGCAGACGAAGCAGCTTTGAAGGAGCCAATCATTAGGAGGTTCGAGGAGGAAGGAAACCCTTATTATTCCAGTGCAAG